One Brachybacterium kimchii genomic window carries:
- a CDS encoding DUF2945 domain-containing protein — MTRFAKGDHVQWNSEAGKVSGVITDVHEKDVEFKGRTRHCSPEDPQYEIRSDKTDHVAMHKGGALTKIW; from the coding sequence ATGACTCGTTTCGCGAAGGGCGACCACGTGCAGTGGAACTCGGAGGCCGGCAAGGTCTCCGGAGTGATCACCGACGTCCACGAGAAGGACGTCGAGTTCAAGGGCCGCACGCGGCACTGCAGCCCCGAGGATCCCCAGTACGAGATCCGCAGCGACAAGACCGATCACGTCGCGATGCACAAGGGCGGGGCGCTGACGAAGATCTGGTGA